TCAGTGCTGTAGTGTGCAGGGACCTCTGTCTCTGCTCACCACAGTGCTTGAGCTGAAATCTAAATCCAGGAGTATACCCAGGGAAGTCAACAGCACTTACTTACAGCTGAATGTGTCAAAGAGCCCTGAGCGATGAAAGCATCAGCTATTTTTATACAGTAAGTCACTCACAGTTGCCTTGGGCTATTCTGTTTTAAGAAATCTTAAGGCCCTCTGTTTGAAGTAGTCCTCCACATTTCCATTATACCATTTTACTATATGCAGGGAATATAGTTTTAAGTCTGAGTAATAAACCTGCATTTTAAGTTTTAATCAATGTTTAAACAAGCTTTGGTCAGAATTAACAGAGACATTTCTGTTTAGTTATGACAGTTTATAAACATGGAAATTACATTCCCATTTCTCTCAATAACAGCCAGACTGTTTGGTTTGAAAACTATCACAGAAGAAGAGTCTTTTGTTAGTGCTTTTCATTGCTTTGAATATTAACAGTTTTGGTAGAACATCGGGAAGTAAAATGTAAAGGCATTTTATTGCTGAAAATACCAACTGTGGTAAATAAGCCTTTAGCAGATTACCTATTAATCACTCAAAGTAGGAAAGAAGCTTCACAAAAACTCTAGGAAAAGTTTAAGACAACAGTTTTCATACCTGAGGATTAGAAATATACAGATTCTGACTCCCTCCAGCCTTTGTAACTTCATGCTCTTCACAAGTTAAATTTGATTCTATAAAAGAGTTAAATAATAAAGCACACTGTTGACAACACACTAGCGGTCTCTTAACACTGAGGTTTTGCCACAAGGAACACGTGCACTTGATAAATGCAGGGAAAGGTGCTCACAAGGGCTCTAACGCTGCAGCCAAGTCCCAAGACTCCAGCAAGCATCACACCCTCTTACATCTGTAATTCAGCGATTACCTGTCACAAACATGCAAGAGATGCTCATGCTAAGTAGCACAGGCTTACACACAGGATCTTTGCAAGAGTGGGCCTGATCCCCAAACTCGTCTATACCCTCTACTGCTAAAGGCTTGTCTACACTGGGATTTGCTTCCAAACAAGAAACCTCACAAGCCCATTTTGCACTGCAAGAATGGGCAAATGGCCCTGGGGGCCCACCCTGGCACAGCTTCTGCATGTTCTGAACCCACTGCCAGCAGACACTTCCCATTTTGTAGCCCAGCCACACACAATGGAGCAACTCTAGCTGCAGTTCCTGCAGCTACAGTTCCCCTAGTCACTCTCTGCAACTGCCATGAAGAATAAGCAGTcacttctggattttttttgtgttgctGTTTCTAATCCATGCTGGTTTTTTTCTAGGATACAGATATAAGCATGAATTGGTTAAAGATGACTGTGCTTCAGCTGTGGAAATGACTGAAGAATTTCAGGGTGACAAATGCATTTTCCCATGTCTTGTAGCTCCTGTACATAAAGCCTTATACTAACTCCGTAAGACAAGgaattcacagaatcccaggaTCATTCAGGTTGgcaaagcccctgaagctcctccagcccaaccatgaccctccccctgaccgttcccaactcccccagatccctcagcgctggctcagcccgactcttcaacccccccagggatcccggggactcccccctgccctgggcagcccattccaacgcccaacagccccttctgcacagaaatccttcctcagagccagcctgaccctgccctgggcagcttgaggccattccctcggggcctggcgctggggccttggctccagagactcaccccccctctctgccccctcctggcagggagttgcagagggccaggaggtctcccctcagactcctcttctccagactgaacccccccagttcccccagccgctccccagcagacctgtgctccagaccctgccccagctccgttgcccttctctggccacgctcgagtcattcaatggcctttttggggtgaggggcccaaaactgaacccaggaatcgaggggcggcctccccagtgccgagcccagggctcagatccctcccctgtccctgctggccatctGCTGCATTTTTGCATGGGTTTGGAACTTCTGTGAATTTCTAAGAGCACCAGATACAGCTTTATGTGGTTATTCCAGTTCTGCAGCCTATTAGCATCGTCAAGATAAAAATGCTGATCCATACATGCTGTTTCCTACACATTTTCATGATTATTTTTGAACAGCATGGAAATGTTAACTGATTTTGCAAAACTGCGcattttattcctgaaaaaaacattaatggCATGATTTAAATACACAGTACAGCCTGTTCAGTGTTGGACTTGAATGACAGGACACTTCAacccattttaaataaaaaaattcaggtTCAGCTTGCTTTGTCCAGCTGCCCCTGCAAGCACTCTGACACCATGGTAGCCCCAACAAGCTGCTGGTCTTGGTTGGGTTGGGAGGATAAAAAGCCTCAGTGCTGACACAGCTGCCACTTTTATAGTTATATGGAAAGCAAAGTGTCTAGAAGGTTTTATGGAGAATTGGTGTTTCTGAAGTCAGCAGAACCAGAGTTATATTTCAAATCAGATGCAGCTATAGGGAAATGCATTAAGAAAAGtgaacagaaaaagcagcagcactaaTGGGCATTTCTAGGAGTGCCACGTATTCATTATGTCCACAAAAGCCTGtacttctacagaaaaaaaacattttacatacGCTCTCATCCAAATAAAGGGATTTCCCACCCCCCATTTTGGTCATAAAGCTTAGTTTTTTATTTGACAGTCTTGAGAACTGTGTTCCTTTAACTATCTTATTTCACATCAGCATAGCTGAACATTTCTGAGCATTTCTGAGCATACTTGTCTGCACCATCTCTACTTATTCTTCCAAAAGGGgcacttattttctcttttgatcTTTCTTTGCTATGTTTGAAATGCTTTATGTACAGCAGATGGGTACCAGTACTGTCTGCATGCTCCCTATATGGCCTCTCCAAAATGAGCAGATAAACAAGCAGCAATTCATTCTTCAGTTTGGTAGCAAAGTTGAGGTCTTTGAGCCCCCAGGCTATCTTGGGGAATCTAAAGATAAATCATCCTCTACTTTCCCTCCTAGTTTCTCTAAAATCTTAAAGGGCAGCTGCTCACAGAGATCCCTGAGGACAGAGCTTGCTGTCTCATGTTTTGAATTGACAACAGGCTGGGTCCACATCTTGAAGCACTgattataaaaaaaccctcaaaaaccacaaaacagtgGAGTGCTTCCAGGGCATGTTTCTGGTAGCAGATGCAGTCAGGCTGGTGTAGCCAGGACAGTTATTTTATCGGCGCTTCTGCATTCAGAGCTTACAGTGGAGGACATTTATATGATTGCAAGCAAACAGTgcaaaaaaatatctatttataaAGTCTAAGAAAAATACAAGACAGGTGCTGCTGGTTTTTATCAGAAAGGATGAGCATGTACTTCCTAATGTCCTGCACAGCAGGAAGGGCATAATTTTATCTGAATAAGGGAGAAGGCAGCTTTGCCTTGCAGTGTTAAGAGTCCTCAGAGTGCTTCCAAAACATAAGATCCCATTTATACTTGCTGCAGAAGTCAGTTAATTGCTTACTGAAATTGTTatatgagacttttttttttttttaataaaacagaagtaaatgTTTATGGTGCCTTCTTGAGAAGTGCTTTACAGGCTTCcacctggaatttattttttattgctacTCCCATTGTTCATGTAGTTTTACATTGACAGATTTTACAGCGTTAGGATTTTACTTGAGGAAACTCAGTTTGCTGAGATTCACAATAAATGCTTTGCTAGACCTTGTACctattaaaagtttaaaaattcaCTTGCAATTATCAAAATGCTCCATGTACACAGCAATAGAAAAGGGCACACAGGTCCAAAGCTGTGAAAGCAGCTGGAAGAGGCACTGAATCAGCCAGCAGCACAAGCATAATCATACAGTcattcataaaacaaaacatattttgtgATGAAGTTGTTGATTGTATCAGGAATAGCAAATCACCTTAATAAACAGCCTCCTCCGTACAGAAGAACATGCATCACACAATAGATATTTTTACACAGATATCATTCAGTCTACCACAACGTGGAAACTCTTCTGTGTACACAAACCTTGACGGTCTCAGTTCCTCCACAAGCACACAGACTGAAGCATGTATGGACTGCAGAATCAGACCATGGTCAGAGCTTAAGGTAAAAAGGTGGCTAAAAATGGTATTTCTGCTAATCTTTAGTGGCTGAAGCTGTGAGGATACAGTCCAAACAGTTATGATTTAAACAAAAACAGACCTAGACTTTTTTTGCTTCCCAAGTCTGCAATAGTGAACTCAAGAGCACAATACCTCTGCAAGCTTTATGTGGAAAAACATAACAATAATAGAGAAACCAAACAACAACATTTACTTCTAAATATATAACCCATTAGATTTAGCTTATCTGATAAATGGAGGAGAATAATCAGCATTTTAgaatagaaacatgaaaaagTGCATTGGCTAACCAAGTGTTTCACAGAACAAAgccacaacagaaaataaagacatagtGGCGTATGTGAAGAAAATACAATGTAAATTTGAATATAGCGGTCTACATCAGAAAGCTGAGTTTTTGGTTTAGTAACATCGTAACGAAGAGGCACAAGCTGAagagactcaaaaaaaaaaaaagttaccttgAGCTTCTGCAATATTTACATTATTCCTATCTTCATTATCCAAGACAGGATCTTCCTAGATTAAGAAAAAGGTCTATCACTTACTGCAGACAAATAAGGAAGAGGGTTTATAGTCAGATGCTTAGGGCCAGAGCTTATTAGATGGATTCTCAGTGGAACAAACTGCACTGCAATAACTGAATCTGCCTCAGCATTACTTAACTGTTAGTGCAAGCACACATTTAATTCAACTACCaagaaaaacatctgtaaaaaaatactaaaattggAACAATAACTAGTGAGAGAATACCATCAGTGCATCAATTACTGCCTTCCTACTGCCTATGAAACAGCAATTTGGAGGCATATGCAGATTTAGAGAGCCAAGCAGTTTATTTTCATCTCATCACCTACAGGCCTCCCCAGCAATGCTAATTGAGGAGGAGGGGCCAAAAGCCCTGAAGCTCCACCTCCTCCTCATCTAAGGACAGTCTAGATCAACACACATATTTGCCCATTGTGACACGACTAAAGGTATCTGCTGCCTGCCTCAACTGACCCCAGAAATATATGCCTCCAACTGCTCGAGGCCAAGCACAGTCCCAAGAGCCACCTCAGGTGCTCTCGCATCCGCAGAGGGATGCACGAGCCTGTCACACACTCATGCCTTCAGCAAGCTTCACTTTGGGCTTTTTTTAGGCAAATTTCCTCAGGGAAAAATCCCAAGGCAGAGCTGAGTTTAACTTTAGCTGTGGCATTCCAAGCTGTATGCATACTGCTGCTGCACAAGAGGATCCCAGAGCAAATTTATGGCCAGTCAGTACTGGCTGGCCGCAGCACCTCGCTTAGGACTGGTGTGTGTGAGAGCTCCCTGGGAGGTTTCACCCGTGCGTGGAGCTGAACAAAGCACCCTGCACCCACAGCACGGAGCTGCCCCTCAGcttcccaccctgctgctcctctccAGTCTCAGAGACACGAGTGCCAGCGCTGCGGCTGCGGACAGGCATTGTGCTGATGCCCTTGGTCAGTACTGCTGGAACAGTGACAGATTGCTAACCCgagcaggaaaatgaaagcaaaaatgtcCTGAAGACATATTGTCTTGCTTAAATGTATCTGGAAACACAGTTATTTTATTAACGCTACAGTAAGACATTCAGTTTAACAATTAATGGCCCTTTTCTAAATTATAAATCACAAAAAATGTCAACAGGCTACACAACATTTGTGCTCTTACATTCATGTCCTGGTTCTCTTCTTCTGGATCATCTCTGTCCACTCGGAGCACCTGGAGAGGCACATTGGTCTGTCCATGCTTTAGGATGCTTTTATCAACATTTTCCATTCGTTGTTTTTCAGTTGTAACCTTCACTTTCAGCATATGAAAAGGTGTTGGCACTTCACCCACATTCAGATACAGAGGCTCCCCCTCAAATATCATCCCCTCACATTCACCCTCCTTAAAACCAGGAGGTTGGTAGTCAGATGGAGTAACTGCAGAAAAGAATTCATTAAATGTGTTAGAATAAAACACGTTCTTGTAAAATTAATCTTAACTTGTGCAGCAAAAAGATCCTCTTCCCCTTTAAATACaaagagctattaaaaaaattgtGTGGGGAGGGGAATAATCAATATTCAATTTGTATTCAGATTAAGTTCTTCCCCTGCACAAGGGACAAAACCCAATTAAAGGTATTTGAAACAGTTTATGCATGCAAAGAGACAAACTAGAACCTCTGATTTTTCGTTATAAAGCAATAATACATTCTGAAAGCAGAGCTAGACATTTAAATAGTCATCCAAACCAGAATTAGTCTGGCAAAGATGTTACATCCTAACATACTGAGGGAAACTCAATTTGTTTAAAACACACTGAAATCCTTGCTCCAATGAAGTTAATGACAAGATTGTGTTCTTACAGTGAGATCAAATCCGTCCCCCTTGGATTTCAGAAATTATGGTGAGAAACAGACAGAGGCAAAACACCATCATTTAACAAGTCTCAGCAGCCATAAAGATtatacatgaaaatatttcttggaATTGTTTTCCAGTGTCTGAACACAGTTGATAAATCAAGGTAATATGGAAATACTACCTTCATCATAATAAAACAGCTTCATAGTCAGGCAAACATCATTTGGTAATGGACTGAGGTTTTGCATCAGAACATAAATCTTGCGAATGAGGAGGATACTTGCTTTCTTGGTGTCTGCACAGGTGATTGTGGAATCATTCCTTTTATCCTTACTAAAAAATGGACAAagcattcagggttttttttatatatacagagTAAGCTGTTTCTAGCATTAAGATACAGGACTGTTTAACAGACTCTATGAATGCCACAAGCAGACATCACATTTACTGCCTAAGGGCTGTGATTACAAGCACTGCAATTCCTGGAACTAAGTGACCTGTGTGTTCTCTGCCTCTGGGAAGATCAAACACCCAGCCAGGGACATCATGAAAGCGTTATGGTTCAGCAGCTGTGACCGACTACTGTATTTTACATTATACAATGCTTAAAAAATACCcaatctgaaagaaagaaaaaaataggtacTTTTGAAAGCCCCAATTGTGCAAAGTCTTACATATTTGCTTTCCCTTAAATAAAATAAGTAACACTATTGACTTTGACAAGAAGGGTTACAAGAAAATGTGTGCCTAAGTGACTCCTGGCACTCAGCTGTGACATTTCCATGCTTCTGTTCTGTGACCAGCTGACCCAAATCCTACCCTACTGCCACTAAAAGTGTTCTCCCTCCACtcccctgctcctcacagccaccCAGCTTAGAGGCACCCGAggacctgaagagcagcacaaggcAAGCAACTGTCAGCTATTTCACTGGGTAACCCTCGTCTTTTGGAAGCACACCCTTAACTGGGATGGTTTCAATTATCTCACCCCTCTGCAGATGGTCATCTCCTTCCCAGGGTGGCAGAGAAGCAGGTTCATGCCTTGTATTTTCAAATTCATCTGGCATGAATTTATGCTAATACACTAAGGCAACCTGGTGTGGGTGCGTCACATCCCTCTCCACCAGTGTTTTTCACATGACTTACAATCTGTCAGAGGTAACATCTCAGCCCAAGGGATCCAGGTCTGCAGaactgcagccttttttttttttttttaatttaaaaagcattttatgcaGGAGGGAAGCTGATAAAAGTTTGTTAGGTATGAACTTGCTCTATTTCTGTTACTGATCTTGAAATAAGCCATTTCCTTGCAGTTGTGACTGCCCAATAAATCCCTGTGATGGAAGAAGGCTCAGTGGAGACAGGCAAAGGGTGATGTGTCCATGAAGCTCAGGGAATAATGTGGGGTGTCACTGACCACAGCTGTTGCTGACTTTATCTCAACACACAAAGGACCTGAGCATGGTTTTCATTTTAGAGAAATAGCTGTGTCAGTGGAGGATCAGCAGGGGGCATAAATGTTTTCACTCAAGTTCAATAAAAGTGTGTGAATGTCTCCTTGCCAGACTAACATGAGGGAGTATGTGGCCAAGCCCAAAGAGTATAAAACCTAAAAAACTAATAAAAGAACTCCAAAGAGAACAATGGGCTGGAGCTGGCTTCAGCCCACATATTCCTTCCCCATGACTGTGGATGCCCAGTGTCATGACAGTGAGCATATTATCCAGAGCAGCAATGGGAATCACACTGGTACCACGTTTGAACTGTGTATTGCAAGAGCTCCCATCTCTGTTAAATGAGAAATCCTGTGCAACATTATCTTCAGATAAATAAATCTGATATTAAACACATGAAATATCTTACAGAACCCGGCCAGAGTATTGGACTCTGACACTAAGAATCATCTTCTGagtagatattttaaaatatgagcaTAAAATACAATGAATCATTTTGTCAGATTAAGTCTAAGCTAATAGTAAATGTTCATAAAATTAGTCTTAAGatccaaaattaaaaaaggaaacacCAAACTGATAAAAATCCAATGTTTTTACATTCAGGTATATGCATTGACTGTAAAACCACAGAGCAGAATAAAGTCACAGTGACAGTACCTGCTGAAATCCAGGAGTGGCCCATTGTGGGTGTACTTGAATTTGAAGTGGTAACATTCTGTAATTGTCTGCAAACAAATCTGGTAATTATTAAACTATCAGCTGTCAAGCAAActactactgctgctgcttctgtctaGTGATCTATTGacctttcatttaaagaaaataatgatagCCCAACTCCTGTCTGATCCACCTACATGCACTGAACACAGCTTTCTAATGCTGTAACAACAGTATTAATGTATGTAATTgtcatcaaataaaaaaaatctacattatTTTCCAGGAATCACCATGATATTTTGAAACATCAGCTTAAGTTTTTAGAATTAAACATTCATTCAGACTTTAATCACTATGAAAGTGTTGCACATACATAGCAGACATGGT
The nucleotide sequence above comes from Athene noctua chromosome 29, bAthNoc1.hap1.1, whole genome shotgun sequence. Encoded proteins:
- the HORMAD1 gene encoding HORMA domain-containing protein 1, which translates into the protein MATAQKQRDCVSAVVFPSKISTEQQSLMLVKRLLAVAVSCITYLRGIFPESAYGTRYMDDLSVKILREDKNCPGSTQLVKWMLGCYDALQKKYLRMIVLAVYTHPEDPQTITECYHFKFKYTHNGPLLDFSSKDKRNDSTITCADTKKASILLIRKIYVLMQNLSPLPNDVCLTMKLFYYDEVTPSDYQPPGFKEGECEGMIFEGEPLYLNVGEVPTPFHMLKVKVTTEKQRMENVDKSILKHGQTNVPLQVLRVDRDDPEEENQDMNEDPVLDNEDRNNVNIAEAQESNLTCEEHEVTKAGGSQNLYISNPQVDHLASKTSELNMSESRTRSGKIFQTSTVHRFELSSSQDVLPKRRKISEPKEQF